A window of the Aquarana catesbeiana isolate 2022-GZ linkage group LG05, ASM4218655v1, whole genome shotgun sequence genome harbors these coding sequences:
- the RPP38 gene encoding ribonuclease P protein subunit p38 isoform X2, which produces MAAKVAKGSIRKSKPIVVKTSLNNPYHKMWTPVVGEDMQFILKTLTEKFTQVGLKKVEIHKKFIKKDKRSKKENPDGTDKNPDLEGERSDRENAEEEPVKSGWTLSDVRKHLAIGINEVTRALEKNEVHLVIVCKSAKPQMITKHITELSASRGVAACQLPRLSENVAPVLGLKSVLALGFKKTSDMFIEEVGAIIPRVPPLKVSWLTGKPMRTEENAVDDKGTVNKNENSPTSRKRKSPKAEEGRNVQLQSLKVKKIVPNPNKKRKIKVKKNANKK; this is translated from the coding sequence ATGGCTGCTAAAGTCGCCAAGGGTTCCATACGCAAATCCAAACCAATTGTGGTCAAGACGTCTCTGAACAACCCGTATCACAAGATGTGGACACCAGTTGTTGGGGAGGACATGCAGTTCATATTGAAGACCTTAACAGAAAAGTTCACTCAGGTTGGACTGAAGAAAGTTGAAATCCATAAGAAATTTATTAAAAAGGATAAAAgatcaaaaaaagaaaaccctGATGGAACAGACAAAAATCCTGATTTAGAAGGAGAGAGGTCTGACAGAGAGAATGCTGAAGAGGAGCCTGTAAAGTCAGGATGGACATTAAGCGACGTCCGCAAACATCTTGCAATCGGCATCAATGAGGTAACCCGTGCTCTAGAGAAAAACGAAGTGCACCTGGTGATAGTCTGTAAATCTGCTAAGCCGCAAATGATCACCAAACATATAACTGAACTGAGTGCCAGTCGCGGAGTCGCAGCTTGCCAGCTACCGCGACTTAGCGAGAATGTGGCGCCGGTGCTTGGCTTGAAGTCTGTACTGGCGTTGGGCTTCAAGAAAACCTCAGATATGTTTATAGAGGAAGTGGGAGCTATCATCCCACGGGTGCCACCCCTTAAAGTATCCTGGTTGACCGGAAAGCCAATGAGAACCGAAGAGAATGCAGTGGATGACAAAGGGACTGTGAACAAAAATGAGAACAGTCCGACCTCCAGAAAGCGCAAAAGCCCAAAGGCTGAGGAGGGTAGAAATGTTCAGTTACAGAGCCTGAAGGTTAAAAAGATTGTTCCCAACCCAAACAAAAAACGAAAAatcaaagtaaaaaagaatgctaATAAAAAGTGA